The following are encoded in a window of Mustela nigripes isolate SB6536 chromosome 3, MUSNIG.SB6536, whole genome shotgun sequence genomic DNA:
- the LOC132014346 gene encoding lymphocyte antigen 6H codes for MPPAALNSLGLVLLAGLLCSAPAHGLWCQDCTLTTNSSHCTPKQCQPSDTVCASVRITDPSSSRKDHSVNKMCASSCDFVKRHFFSDYLMGFINSGILKVDVDCCGGDLCNGGPGVGGSPWALAGGLLLSLGPTVLGAGP; via the exons ATGCCGCCTGCGGCCCTGAACAGTCTCGGCCTGGTGCTGCTCGCCGGCCTGCTGTGCTCTGCGCCCG CTCACGGCCTGTGGTGCCAGGACTGCACCCTGACCACCAACTCGAGCCACTGCACCCCAAAGCAGTGTCAGCCGTCAGACACAGTGTGCGCCAGCGTGCGGATCACCGACCCCAGCAGCA GCCGGAAAGACCACTCTGTCAACAAGATGTGCGCCTCGTCTTGTGACTTCGTGAAGCGACACTTCTTCTCAGACTATCTGATGGGCTTCATTAACTCTGGGATCTTAAAAGTGGACGTGGACTGTTGTGGGGGAGACCTGTGCAATggagggccgggggtggggggcagcccctgggccctggcgggggggctcctgctcagcctgGGGCCCACTGTCCTGGGGGCTGGGCCCTAA